One Myxococcota bacterium genomic window, GTCAGGGCGACGGCACCCTGCGCATCGAGATGCACTTCCTGCCCGACCACTTCGTGCCCTGCGAGGTGTGTCGCGGCCGTCGCTACAACCCGGAAACCCTCGAGATCCGCTACCACGACCACAGCATCGCCGACGTGCTCGCGTCGAGCGTCGAACAGGCGCTCGTCCTCTTCGAGAACGTGCCGGCGGTGCGACGTCCCCTCGAGGCGCTGCGCGACGTCGGGCTCGGCTACCTGGCGCTCGGCCAGTCGGCAACGACGCTCTCCGGGGGCGAGGCCCAGCGCGTGAAGCTGGCGCGGGAACTCTCGCGCAAGGCGACGGGCAACACCCTCTACCTGCTCGATGAGCCGACGACCGGCCTGCACACCGCCGACGTCGAGCAGCTGCTCCGCGTGCTGTCCTCCCTCGTCGACAAGGGCAACACGGTGCTCGTGATCGAGCACCACCCCGACGTCGTGAAGACCGCCGACCATGTCATCGATCTCGGCCCCGAAGGCGGGGAGAAGGGCGGTGAGATCGTGGTGGAGGGCACGCCCGAGACCGTCGCCCAGCACCCCATGAGCCACACCGGTCGCGCACTCGCCCCGCTGCTCTTCGGCGCCGACGGCTAGCGGCGGCGGACCCTCACCCGAGACACGCGCGTCAGGGCCGCACGACGTAGAACGCGTTGACCGGGTGGCCCAGGTCGAGGGGTTCGAACGCGGTGAAGCCGGCCTCCGCCGTCATCTGCCGCGCCAGCTCCTCGTGGAAACCGAGCGTGCCGAGGCCCAGGCCGTCGGGCGCCGACAGCGAGGACGACAAGCAGGTGAGCACCGAGGTGCCGTACATGAGCGCGGCCATCGGGTTCTGCTCGACGTTCGCCTCGTAGCCGTCCTTCGCCTTGATGTCCGCGATCAGCCAGACACCGTCGGGAGACAGGCTCGCCGCGATCTGATCGATGACGCCGCCGGGGTCGGTCATGTCGTGGAGGCAGTCGAAGGTGGTGACGAAGCCGAAGCGCGCGTCTTGCGGCAGCGGGTCCTTCGCCGCGTCATGGAAGGTCACGTTCGAGACGCCTGCGATGCGCAGGTTCTCGGCGGCGCGCTCCAACGCATACTGGGAGATCTCGTAGCCGTGGAAGTCGGACGCGGGGTAGGCCTTCGCCATCTCGATCAACGCCACGCCGGCGCCGCAGCCGACGTCGGCCACGGCGACTCCCTTGTCGAGGGCCGGGACCAGCCCATCGATCCGGGGCAGGGCGAGCGGCACCAGCAGCGTGCGGAACCAGGGGGCGAAGCCGCGCTCGACGCCTGCGGCACCCCCGGGACCGAGTGCATCGTAGTCGAGACCGAGCCCCGTGCGGAACGCGTCGGGGAGCTTGTCGATCACCGCGATGGTCTCGGGCAGCGACGAGAACATCCCGCAGCCGAACGCCGGGTGGTTCTCGTCGGCGAGCACCGCGGCGCCTTCCGCCGAGAGGGCGAAGCGACCCTCGCCCTCGTGTTCGAGGACGCCCGCAGCGCCCTGCTGGTGCAACCACTCGCGCACCCAGCGCTCGTGCAGCCCGGTGCGGCGCGCGAGTTCCTCGGAGGTCGCGGGGCCCTCGTTCGCCAGCTCCCGAT contains:
- a CDS encoding methyltransferase domain-containing protein; translated protein: MSGSAPTLDPDRLKIFSKQIFGSLQGAMTSAMICLGDRLGLYRELANEGPATSEELARRTGLHERWVREWLHQQGAAGVLEHEGEGRFALSAEGAAVLADENHPAFGCGMFSSLPETIAVIDKLPDAFRTGLGLDYDALGPGGAAGVERGFAPWFRTLLVPLALPRIDGLVPALDKGVAVADVGCGAGVALIEMAKAYPASDFHGYEISQYALERAAENLRIAGVSNVTFHDAAKDPLPQDARFGFVTTFDCLHDMTDPGGVIDQIAASLSPDGVWLIADIKAKDGYEANVEQNPMAALMYGTSVLTCLSSSLSAPDGLGLGTLGFHEELARQMTAEAGFTAFEPLDLGHPVNAFYVVRP